A section of the Acanthopagrus latus isolate v.2019 chromosome 20, fAcaLat1.1, whole genome shotgun sequence genome encodes:
- the LOC119009933 gene encoding cytohesin-3-like codes for MDEDNHVPEDLSLEERDELSNIRRRKRELLDDIERLKFEIAEVMTEIEQLTCVGESKTSQRNKQIAMGRKKFNMDPKKGIQFLLENDLLQHTPEDIAQFLYKGEGLNKTVIGDYLGERDDFNIKVLQAFVELHEFADLNLVQALRQFLWSFRLPGEAQKIDRMMEAFASRYCQCNPGVFQSTDTCYVLSFAIIMLNTSLHNPNVRDKPPVERFISMNRGINEGGDLPEELLRNLYDSIKNEPFKIPEDDGNDLTHTFFNPDREGWLLKLGGRVKTWKRRWFILTDNCLYYFEYTTDKEPRGIIPLENLSIREVDEPRKPNCFELYNPNHKGQVIKACKTEADGRVVEGNHVVYRISAPTPEEKEEWIKSIKASISRDPFYDMLATRKRRIANKK; via the exons ATGGATGAAGACAATCACG TTCCTGAGGATCTGTCcctggaggagagggatgagCTGTCAAACATCCGACGCAGGAAGAGAGAGCTGCTCGATGATattgag AGGTTGAAATTTGAGATAGCTGAAGTCATGACGGAGATTGAGCAGCTGACGTGTGTTGGAGAGAG taAAACATcccagagaaacaaacagatcGCCATGGGCAGGAAGAAATTCAACATGGACCCGAAGAAG GGGATCCAGTTCCTGCTGGAGAACGACCTCCTCCAACACACCCCCGAAGACATCGCTCAGTTCCTCTACAAAGGCGAGGGCCTCAACAAGACCGTCATCGGAGACTACTTAGGCGAGCG GGATGACTTCAACATCAAGGTGCTGCAGGCTTTTGTGGAGCTGCATGAGTTTGCAGACCTCAACCTCGTCCAAGCTCTACG GCAATTCCTGTGGAGTTTCCGCTTGCCTGGGGAAGCTCAGAAGATTGACCGTATGATGGAGGCGTTTGCCTCGCGGTACTGCCAGTGCAACCCTGGAGTCTTCCAGTCGACAG ATACCTGCTACGTGCTGTCATTTGCCATCATCATGCTGAACACCAGCCTACACAACCCCAACGTCAGAGACAAGCCCCCTGTGGAGCGCTTTATCTCCATGAACAGAGGCATCAATGAAGGAGGAGATCTGCCAGAGGAACTGCTCAGG AACCTCTACGACAGCATCAAAAACGAGCCTTTCAAAATCCCAGAGGACGATGGCAATGATCTGACGCACACGTTCTTCAACCCTGACAGAGAAGGCTGGCTCCTAAAGCTCG GCGGCAGGGTGAAGACGTGGAAGAGACGGTGGTTCATTCTGACCGACAACTGCCTCTATTACTTTGAGTACACAACG GATAAAGAGCCTCGCGGGATTATTCCTCTGGAGAACCTCAGTATCAGAGAGGTGGACGAGCCCAGGAAACCT AACTGCTTCGAGCTCTACAACCCCAACCACAAAGGTCAGGTGATCAAGGCCTGCAAGACGGAGGCGGACGGGCGAGTCGTTGAGGGCAACCATGTAGTGTACAGGATATCGGCTCCCACGccggaggagaaggaggagtggATCAAATCCATCAA GGCGAGCATCAGCAGGGATCCTTTCTACGACATGCTGGCCaccaggaagaggaggatagcCAACAAGAAATGA